The Candidatus Paceibacterota bacterium genome contains the following window.
AGGCGTTTCAGAGCTTTTGCTCTCGCAGACTGCCACGATGCGGCACGGACGCTCGGCTCTGCCGCAATGACCGCCAATGCTTCGAGGATATGGTTCTGTCCCACGTCACGGAACGCTCCCATACCGTCATATGACGCCCCGCGGCCGTCGATCCCCTTTTCCTCGAACAAGGCTACGCGGATCGATTCGACGCTCTCGTTCGAAATGAGGCGTGCAAGCTCCGGCGTGCTCTCGTGAAGATCCATAACTGCCCGAAGTGTGTCTTTGCCGAGATAATGGTCTACGCGAAAGATCTGACCTTCATCGAGAAATCCTTCGAGGACGCGATCCAAGGACTTGGCGCTCTTTTCATCCGTGCCGAAAGGCTTCTCTATGAGGAGCTTGCCCCTTCCGCGCGATATAAGGCCGACATCGTGAAGCCCTTGCGCGACCGGAGCGTGGAAATTCGGAGCGAGCGATGAATAGAAGATGGCCCCTTCGGCATTTCCCGCGATCTTGTCGGCGAGCTCCGCGTACCCCGTTCCCGCATCGACGTCGATCTTGACGTAAGAGACCTTCGAAACGAATCCGTCGTCGAACGTTCCGCCCTGCCGGAGGAAAGAGGCAAAACCCTCGTCGTTCCAATCCCGCCTTCCCGTCGCGATGATGCGCGGATCGCCGCCCAGAGCGCCTTCGCGGCAAAGGGCCTGGAGCGCCGGAAATATCTTTTTGACCGCAAGATCCCCCGTGGCGCCGAACAATACGAAGACGAAAGGCTTGTCCATGAAAAAAGTATACAGGAAAGCATGGAAAAAGCCCCGCGCACGTATGTGCGCGGGGCTTTGAGACAACCGTCATCTCGGAGCGAAGAGGATCCGGAGAGGGGCGACGATCGCCTCCCCGACGAGGCCGCCGAAGGTCTTCGGCCATCGCTTCGGCTCGTATCTGTATACGAGCTTCGAGGAACGGATAGAGATGCTCTTCTCGCCGTCGAGATGCCAGCGAAAGTCGGGCCTGCCGTCTTTCATGGCGAAGGTGTCCCGAAGGAACGGGATGCCGACGGAAGCCCTGTCTTTGGCGGCGATGTCTTCTTTCTGGAAGTATGCTTCGAGCTCGCGCTCGAGCCGGAGCGAGAGAGCATGCTGGGGAGCGATCTCCCGCGGCGGCTGCCACGCAATGACGGCCTGTGCCCGAAGATACGAAGGCGCGAATACGGATACCGCGCCGATGAGGAGGATTCGAAGGACATTCATGGGGTAATGGATCTAGGTCCATATATACCAGAAATAAAGGCCCGGCGCACGCGCGTGCGCCGGGCCTTCTGTGGACCTACGGGGAATCGAACCCCGCACTCATCCATGCCATGGATGCGTATTACCGATATACTATAGGCCCAATTCTCTGTCCTTCCTGAAAATCTGCTCGGCGATACCATATATAGCATAGGTTATGAAGAATGCCGAGAAGACGTCGATTGAATAATGAAGGTGCCCGATGAGCACGACGACGGCGAATACGCCCGAGAGCACCATGAAGCTTATGCGGACCCTCTTGTTATCCCAGAATACGAGAGCCATCAGGAACGGCAGGCCGGTATGGCCCGAAAAGAAAAGCTGGCCGTCGAAATTGAAGAACCTGCTGAATCCGGTCGGGTCTATGATGATATGGGACGGAAACGGCGCGATATGGGTGAGGCTCGCGAAGATGGCGCGGGTAACGTAAAAGAGGGCGATGGTCTTGACGATGAACGGCCCGCGGTTCGGCTTCTGAAGCCCTGCCAGGACGATGCAGGCGATCAGGGCATAGCCGCCATAGATGAATATGCCGTCGACGTCCACGACAGGCACGTTATCGAGGATGATATCCGTCACCGAGTTGCTCGCTACTCTATCCGCGTATATGCCCGCGCAATAATTGACGACGAGGGCGACCAGGAGGAGAAGCCACGCCAAGAGGAAGCGTCTGGTATACGCCTTGTCTTTGAACGAGCGGATGAATTCGAGTCCGATCATGCTTTTTTCTTCCTGCCGCCCATTAAGATTACCCTAAAGAAATGGAAAAGGTAGAGAGCGGAGATCTTCATCGCGCCCTCGGCCTTGAAACGGCGGGCCGAGGTCTTTTGGACGAGCTTGGAATCGAATGCAACCCTGCCCTGCCTCGCCACCCTTTTAGCCGTATCGGTATCTTCGCCATAGAATGCGATCGACGTATCATATCCGCCCGCTTTTTCCAGAGCCGAGGCGCGAATGAAGCTGTTACCGCCGATCAGGACCGCGCCTTTGTCAAAGAGCTGGAGGAAGCGGCTCATGCCCTTGTACACGTATTTTTGAGACACGAGGGATACGAACCGGAGCAGAGGGCCGCC
Protein-coding sequences here:
- a CDS encoding phosphatase PAP2-related protein; this translates as MIGLEFIRSFKDKAYTRRFLLAWLLLLVALVVNYCAGIYADRVASNSVTDIILDNVPVVDVDGIFIYGGYALIACIVLAGLQKPNRGPFIVKTIALFYVTRAIFASLTHIAPFPSHIIIDPTGFSRFFNFDGQLFFSGHTGLPFLMALVFWDNKRVRISFMVLSGVFAVVVLIGHLHYSIDVFSAFFITYAIYGIAEQIFRKDRELGL